In Sphingobacterium sp. PCS056, the following proteins share a genomic window:
- a CDS encoding GntR family transcriptional regulator, which translates to MMNLKIDHKSPIPLHIQAENLLRELIKQPEYIDGKLLPNEIELAKRLAISRSTLRLAINKLVYEELLIRKKGIGTKVASAKFSSKSKNWLSFSQEMKNRGLEVKNFELHVSWEIPDKAVAQFFDVPEDLKLLKLERLRGKKDDPFVYFISYFHPRIGLTGDEDFKRPLYEILEADFHIVADLSQEELDAMPANKFIADKLEIAIGAPILSRKRFVFDQSGRPIEYNLGYYRAESFTYTVESRRDY; encoded by the coding sequence ATGATGAATCTTAAAATAGACCATAAAAGTCCGATACCATTACATATACAGGCCGAGAATTTGTTGCGCGAACTGATCAAGCAACCGGAATATATTGATGGGAAATTATTGCCAAATGAAATTGAACTGGCTAAGCGCCTGGCAATTTCACGTTCAACATTACGGCTGGCAATCAATAAGTTGGTTTACGAAGAGCTGTTAATCAGGAAGAAGGGGATCGGTACTAAGGTAGCAAGTGCCAAATTCAGTTCAAAGTCCAAAAATTGGTTAAGTTTCTCCCAAGAGATGAAAAATCGGGGTCTCGAGGTGAAAAATTTTGAACTTCATGTTAGTTGGGAAATTCCTGATAAAGCAGTTGCACAATTTTTTGATGTACCAGAAGATTTGAAGTTACTTAAATTAGAACGTTTGCGGGGCAAAAAAGACGATCCCTTTGTTTATTTTATCTCTTACTTTCATCCACGTATTGGGTTGACTGGAGATGAAGATTTTAAACGTCCGCTTTATGAAATATTAGAAGCAGATTTTCATATTGTAGCCGATCTGTCTCAGGAAGAACTGGATGCGATGCCTGCTAATAAATTTATCGCCGACAAGCTTGAAATAGCTATTGGTGCACCTATTTTGTCAAGGAAGAGATTTGTCTTTGATCAATCAGGAAGGCCTATTGAATACAATCTTGGATATTATCGTGCTGAGAGTTTTACGTATACCGTCGAAAGTAGACGCGATTATTAG
- a CDS encoding class I mannose-6-phosphate isomerase gives MHITTDSATVQYNIMPAFPATGEISNSFQKLARILHDKKIHIIDGFVGVNWEFVIENISKEFENCGIKPRFIAIDEALLSEEIINNQVAPYLGGNDPLFGKKSPLPLSSYFNAEKLAKFHDMLANNQEYIIFYGPGAALLDNQASIMYVDLPKSVLIQRMRAGKAWNLGCSSSKDPKQIYKRYYFVDWQALNSHKNSILSRIEIMADQQSDETLPWMSGSDLRQTLHEMSVNYFRVKPTFESGVWGGQWMKDHLTGIDQNAKNYAWSFEMIVPENGLSLKFNDLLLEISFDQLMFTERKNVLGLAEPRFGVDFPIRFNFLDTFDGGNLSIQCHPSPQYAKSQFGENFTQDETYYIVDRKGDAQVYLGFQDDINKNEFRTALEHSFKTGEAIEVDQYIQKFESKKHDLFLIPHGTVHSSGIDNLVLEISATPYNFTFKMYDWVRPDLDGKPRPLNIDRAFDNLNFERKGQVVNDTLIAKPVSHKIDDQATKVHLATHEDHFYDVVRYDFDQEVTIETKNQCHILMLVEGEAVELTTANGMREVFNYVETFAIPAATGSYTLRNLGKQPAKVIQSYIKDSKCNQF, from the coding sequence ATGCATATCACTACAGACTCAGCAACGGTACAGTACAATATTATGCCCGCTTTCCCTGCTACAGGTGAAATTTCAAACTCATTCCAAAAACTGGCCCGTATACTTCACGACAAGAAGATACATATCATCGATGGTTTTGTTGGAGTAAACTGGGAATTTGTCATCGAAAATATTTCAAAAGAATTTGAAAATTGTGGTATTAAACCGCGCTTCATCGCTATTGATGAAGCACTTTTATCAGAAGAGATTATTAATAATCAGGTAGCACCTTATCTTGGTGGAAATGATCCCTTATTTGGAAAAAAATCTCCTCTTCCATTATCTTCTTATTTTAACGCTGAAAAATTAGCGAAATTCCATGATATGCTCGCAAATAACCAAGAGTATATCATCTTTTACGGACCTGGAGCAGCTCTTTTAGATAATCAAGCTTCAATTATGTATGTTGATTTGCCTAAAAGTGTCCTAATTCAGCGCATGAGAGCTGGGAAAGCATGGAACTTAGGATGCAGCAGTTCAAAAGATCCAAAACAGATTTACAAACGATATTATTTTGTGGATTGGCAAGCATTAAATAGCCACAAAAATTCAATCCTATCTCGGATAGAAATCATGGCAGACCAGCAATCTGACGAAACCCTACCTTGGATGAGTGGTTCTGATTTAAGACAGACCTTGCATGAAATGTCTGTTAATTATTTTAGAGTAAAACCGACATTTGAATCCGGTGTTTGGGGCGGTCAATGGATGAAAGATCATCTAACAGGAATAGATCAAAATGCAAAAAACTACGCTTGGTCCTTCGAGATGATTGTCCCTGAAAATGGTTTATCATTAAAATTTAATGATCTGCTTTTGGAAATTTCATTTGATCAATTGATGTTTACTGAAAGAAAAAATGTACTGGGTTTGGCTGAACCAAGATTTGGTGTAGATTTTCCAATCAGATTCAATTTCTTAGATACCTTTGATGGAGGAAATTTATCAATACAGTGTCACCCTAGCCCGCAGTATGCAAAGTCACAATTTGGAGAAAACTTTACCCAAGATGAAACCTACTACATTGTCGACAGAAAAGGAGATGCACAAGTATACCTAGGTTTTCAAGACGACATCAATAAAAATGAGTTTCGCACGGCTTTAGAACATAGTTTTAAAACCGGAGAAGCCATTGAGGTAGATCAATATATTCAAAAATTTGAATCTAAAAAGCATGATTTATTCTTGATTCCACATGGTACTGTACATTCGTCGGGTATCGATAATTTAGTTCTAGAAATCAGTGCGACTCCATACAACTTCACCTTTAAAATGTACGATTGGGTAAGACCTGATTTGGATGGCAAACCACGTCCTTTAAATATCGACCGTGCTTTTGACAATCTTAATTTTGAAAGAAAAGGACAAGTAGTCAACGATACCCTAATTGCGAAACCTGTTTCTCACAAAATTGATGATCAAGCAACAAAAGTTCACTTAGCTACTCATGAGGATCATTTTTATGATGTTGTACGCTATGACTTTGACCAAGAGGTAACGATTGAAACAAAAAATCAGTGTCATATTCTGATGCTCGTTGAGGGTGAAGCTGTGGAATTAACAACTGCAAATGGTATGAGGGAAGTTTTTAATTATGTTGAGACATTTGCCATTCCAGCTGCAACAGGATCATATACACTTCGTAACCTTGGAAAACAGCCGGCAAAAGTGATCCAATCATACATTAAAGATTCAAAATGTAACCAATTTTAA
- a CDS encoding GH92 family glycosyl hydrolase, protein MIKNIFIYCLGVLSYISCSYAQQKQHLTQYVKPNIGSVHSRYFFYTPAAVPFGMAKLAPSTDGSYGNRSGWEAVGYDDRHHSIAGFPHFHEFQIGGVVFAPTVGEIKTNAGKVDVPHSGYLSSFDKADEFATSGYYRVKLKDYDVQAELTATKRVGFHKYTFPATDSANVIFDIGHVMGESGPVIDAEVTYDQQHVWGYVITSPLYVQKYQKGADIKMYFFAEIDKLPVAHGTFLDSETFADKKTIKGKGAGLYLRFKTKKGEAIELKTGLSYTSIENAKLNLLQEAKKLNFEKAKKNALQIWDAELGRVLVEGGKIEDRTKFYTALYHALLGRGLASDVNGAYPKNDGSIGQIPLNGKGIPVHHHYNTDAIWGAFWNLTQLWSIAYPDYYNDWIQSQLLVYKDAGWLGDGIANSKYVSGVGTNFTGLAIAAAYNVGIRNYDVDLAYEAVRKNELESKDRLPGAGKLDVGVFVNKGYSPYIKDETGNPELLTNGSPFGASHTLEYAFSAAAAAQFAKSLKHESDYSVLNKLSNAWRTLYDPSTKFMRPKDGEGRFIQNFNPYESWRGFQEGNAWQYTFYVPHVPRELVKLVGQDLFNRRLDSIFTISQKNIFGGGAHIDAFAGIESLYNHGNQPNLHISWLFYFSGRPDLSQKWVRAICNEFYGTEAIHGYGFGQDEDQGQLGAWYVMSSIGLFDVRSLTSENPSFQIGAPLFDRVTIELPKTLRKNKFEIEVKNQDTSRIYLDKIQLNGKVLSGLELPFEDLVKGGKMSIVLKNK, encoded by the coding sequence ATGATAAAAAACATTTTCATATATTGTTTGGGAGTGCTGAGCTATATTTCGTGCTCCTACGCACAGCAAAAACAACATTTAACCCAATATGTTAAACCTAATATAGGTTCGGTTCATAGTCGGTATTTCTTTTATACTCCAGCGGCAGTACCTTTTGGAATGGCCAAATTAGCACCTAGTACAGATGGTAGTTATGGAAACCGCTCCGGCTGGGAGGCTGTTGGTTATGATGATAGACATCATTCAATAGCAGGATTTCCCCATTTTCATGAATTTCAAATCGGCGGAGTTGTCTTTGCACCAACAGTTGGGGAAATAAAAACCAATGCTGGTAAAGTGGATGTGCCCCATAGTGGTTACCTGTCTTCTTTTGATAAAGCAGATGAATTTGCCACTTCAGGATATTATCGTGTCAAATTAAAAGATTATGATGTTCAGGCAGAACTAACAGCCACAAAAAGGGTTGGGTTTCATAAATATACATTTCCTGCAACTGATTCAGCAAATGTAATTTTTGATATCGGTCATGTTATGGGAGAAAGTGGCCCTGTAATCGATGCTGAGGTCACTTACGATCAGCAACATGTATGGGGTTATGTGATAACAAGTCCGCTCTATGTGCAGAAATATCAAAAAGGAGCCGATATAAAAATGTATTTTTTTGCTGAGATTGATAAATTACCGGTCGCACATGGTACCTTTTTAGATTCAGAAACTTTTGCGGATAAAAAAACGATAAAAGGTAAAGGAGCAGGTCTCTATTTACGCTTTAAGACCAAAAAAGGGGAAGCGATTGAACTAAAGACAGGTCTATCCTATACTTCGATTGAAAATGCTAAATTGAACCTGCTTCAGGAAGCTAAAAAGTTAAATTTTGAGAAAGCGAAGAAGAATGCACTTCAGATTTGGGATGCCGAATTGGGACGCGTTCTTGTTGAAGGAGGTAAAATTGAAGACCGGACTAAGTTCTATACAGCGCTTTATCATGCCTTATTGGGAAGAGGCTTAGCCAGTGATGTCAATGGTGCATATCCTAAGAATGACGGTAGTATCGGACAGATTCCTTTAAATGGGAAAGGTATTCCGGTACATCATCATTATAATACTGATGCCATCTGGGGAGCTTTTTGGAATCTGACACAATTATGGTCTATTGCATATCCTGATTATTATAATGATTGGATCCAAAGTCAATTGCTCGTATATAAAGATGCAGGTTGGTTAGGAGATGGTATTGCTAATAGTAAATATGTGTCCGGTGTGGGTACTAATTTTACAGGACTTGCAATTGCTGCCGCATATAATGTTGGAATCAGAAATTATGATGTTGATTTAGCCTATGAAGCAGTTAGAAAAAATGAATTAGAATCTAAAGATCGGCTTCCGGGGGCAGGCAAACTGGATGTAGGAGTTTTTGTCAATAAAGGTTATTCCCCTTATATAAAAGATGAGACCGGCAATCCAGAGCTCTTAACTAATGGATCTCCATTTGGTGCTTCGCATACCTTAGAGTATGCCTTTTCAGCTGCAGCGGCGGCACAATTTGCGAAGTCTTTGAAACATGAGTCGGACTACAGTGTGCTCAATAAATTATCAAATGCATGGCGGACGTTGTATGATCCCTCAACCAAATTTATGAGACCTAAGGATGGTGAAGGAAGATTCATTCAAAATTTTAATCCCTATGAATCATGGCGTGGTTTTCAGGAAGGAAACGCCTGGCAATACACTTTTTATGTTCCACACGTTCCGCGGGAGTTAGTAAAACTTGTCGGTCAAGATTTGTTTAATCGACGTTTAGATAGCATCTTTACAATTTCGCAAAAGAATATCTTTGGAGGAGGCGCACATATTGATGCCTTTGCTGGGATTGAAAGTCTCTATAATCATGGCAATCAACCTAATTTACATATTTCCTGGTTGTTTTATTTCTCCGGACGACCGGATCTGAGTCAGAAGTGGGTGCGCGCAATCTGTAATGAGTTCTATGGTACAGAAGCAATACACGGTTATGGTTTTGGACAAGATGAAGACCAGGGACAATTGGGGGCTTGGTACGTCATGTCAAGCATAGGGTTGTTTGATGTAAGAAGCTTAACCAGTGAGAATCCATCTTTTCAAATTGGGGCTCCTCTTTTTGATCGCGTAACTATTGAGCTGCCTAAAACACTACGCAAAAATAAGTTTGAAATCGAGGTGAAAAACCAAGATACGAGTAGGATATATTTGGATAAAATTCAGTTGAATGGAAAGGTCCTATCTGGTTTAGAATTGCCATTTGAAGACTTGGTAAAAGGAGGGAAGATGAGCATTGTTTTAAAGAATAAATAA
- a CDS encoding SusC/RagA family TonB-linked outer membrane protein encodes MKKKYVLLPIMIGLSLPNWANSKPAFLSSAIDFEWKDLKQETIKGSVKTPNGSPVMGASITNLSTGKSTQTNADGAFEIAGTMGQNLKITMVGYHAQTLKIESNVLKVMLQESDQSLDEVVVVGYGRQKKVNLTGAVTQIDSKFLEDRPVANATQALQGAVPNVNVTFTNGRPGGGGNVNIRGFASINSANAQPLILIDGVPGNINTINPRDIESISVLKDAAAAAVYGARGAFGVMLITTKKGKAGKMNINYSNNFGWAGLTVNTDFMTNGYDAAKLNDEAFVRATGNRYTGYTDEDYAELLKRKNDPSLPSVVIQNRNGKDQYVYYGNTDWWNEIYRKTQTSMEHSLNFSGGTDKIDYYISGRLYEKGGLMKINQDKYNAYNVRSRINAQVTPWLKVSANTQLNYQNYTYPGWNSSPDNNNNFISTTVHALPSYVPLNPDGTATYRTELNNYNIGDGIFADLLHGKSKGGQDQFEFINMFEAVVKVNEDLNITGNYTYTHNPVHSWNRRTQAPWSVFPGVVDLLGNDTFTENIVNNPKHSLNIFANYNKQLGDHQIGGTVGFNQETTGYKRIGGTGNNLLSEDLNDFNLATGQMQLLGGANTWALRGYFARVNYNYKGKYLLEVNGRYDGTSKFPVKQRNGFFPSFSGGWRLSEETFMEGAKSFINEAKLRVSYGALGNAQEADAYGYLELLRSGQSNYITQGAKSQYLSIPLPTSADLTWERTSTLNFGTDLEFMKNRLNVSFDYYIRNTLDMLIPGKTLSAVFGAASPKTNAGDLRNNGWEVSLAWKDRVDLNGKPFGYNIGLGLSDSKAKITRFDNEKMLLSNYYVGQELGEIWGYKTDGFFKSEDEIANWKVNQDYVDKQRLAATGDWSKLHPGDLKFVDIGGKLDENGKSIGPDGKVDAGDNTLTNPGDQVIIGNSRARYTFGVNLGANWQGFDVSAFFQGIGKQNWWPGANADKFWGPYSRPYYSFVPKDFEQDVWTPENTDAYFPMLRGYIALNDRGSLNVKSDRYLQDLAYIRLKNLTLGYTVPQHLLKRLKLSNLRIYASGENLWTATKLRSKYIDPEQAAQEANGRSYPVSKTISFGLDLTF; translated from the coding sequence ATGAAAAAAAAGTATGTTCTACTGCCCATAATGATTGGGCTGTCCCTACCCAATTGGGCCAACAGTAAACCTGCATTTCTGTCTTCTGCCATTGATTTCGAATGGAAAGATCTAAAGCAAGAGACTATTAAAGGAAGTGTAAAAACTCCAAATGGTAGCCCTGTTATGGGCGCTTCCATTACGAACCTATCAACTGGTAAATCTACGCAAACAAATGCTGATGGGGCATTTGAAATTGCTGGAACCATGGGACAAAACCTTAAAATTACAATGGTGGGCTACCATGCACAAACACTCAAAATTGAATCGAATGTTTTAAAGGTAATGCTGCAAGAATCCGATCAATCATTGGACGAAGTTGTTGTAGTAGGTTATGGGAGACAGAAGAAAGTCAACCTGACGGGAGCAGTGACTCAGATCGATTCCAAATTTTTAGAAGATCGACCCGTAGCCAATGCAACACAAGCATTACAAGGTGCAGTTCCCAATGTAAATGTAACGTTTACCAACGGACGTCCCGGAGGTGGAGGAAATGTCAATATCCGTGGATTTGCTTCCATTAATTCCGCCAATGCACAGCCCCTTATTTTAATCGATGGAGTACCCGGAAATATCAATACCATCAATCCGAGAGATATTGAATCGATTTCGGTATTAAAGGATGCCGCGGCTGCGGCTGTCTATGGTGCTAGAGGTGCATTTGGAGTCATGTTGATAACGACCAAGAAAGGAAAGGCTGGGAAGATGAACATCAACTATAGTAACAACTTTGGTTGGGCAGGTCTTACAGTAAATACGGACTTTATGACCAATGGTTATGATGCCGCTAAATTGAACGATGAAGCTTTTGTACGCGCAACGGGTAACCGTTATACCGGTTACACCGATGAAGATTATGCCGAGCTATTAAAACGTAAAAATGACCCTTCATTACCATCTGTGGTGATTCAAAATAGAAATGGTAAGGATCAATATGTCTATTATGGCAATACAGATTGGTGGAATGAAATATACCGAAAGACACAAACTTCCATGGAGCATTCGTTGAATTTTTCGGGAGGTACAGATAAAATCGACTATTATATCTCTGGTAGATTATACGAGAAAGGTGGATTGATGAAAATCAATCAGGATAAATATAATGCCTATAATGTTCGCTCTAGAATCAATGCACAAGTTACACCATGGTTGAAAGTAAGTGCGAATACTCAATTAAATTATCAAAACTATACCTATCCAGGATGGAATTCAAGTCCTGATAACAATAACAATTTTATTTCAACAACCGTACACGCTTTGCCGTCGTATGTTCCTTTAAATCCTGACGGTACAGCAACTTATCGTACCGAGTTGAATAATTATAATATCGGTGATGGTATTTTTGCCGATTTGTTGCATGGCAAATCTAAAGGCGGTCAAGATCAATTTGAATTTATCAATATGTTTGAGGCTGTTGTTAAGGTCAATGAAGATTTGAATATTACCGGTAATTATACCTATACCCACAATCCGGTTCACAGTTGGAACCGCCGTACCCAAGCACCATGGTCCGTTTTCCCTGGGGTAGTAGATTTATTGGGTAATGATACATTTACAGAAAATATTGTTAATAATCCAAAACACTCGCTCAACATTTTTGCCAATTATAACAAGCAGTTAGGCGATCATCAAATTGGTGGAACAGTAGGTTTCAATCAAGAAACGACAGGCTATAAACGCATTGGTGGTACTGGTAACAATTTATTGTCAGAAGATCTGAACGATTTTAATTTAGCTACAGGACAGATGCAATTGCTGGGCGGAGCAAACACCTGGGCACTGAGAGGGTATTTTGCTCGTGTTAATTATAATTACAAAGGTAAATATCTCTTGGAAGTAAATGGTCGATATGACGGTACCTCTAAATTTCCTGTAAAACAACGAAATGGATTTTTCCCTTCTTTCTCAGGAGGATGGCGCTTGTCTGAGGAAACATTTATGGAGGGTGCAAAATCCTTTATCAATGAAGCTAAGCTTAGAGTCTCTTATGGAGCTTTAGGTAACGCTCAGGAAGCAGATGCGTACGGATACCTAGAATTGTTACGGTCAGGTCAATCTAACTATATTACGCAAGGGGCCAAATCACAATATTTGAGTATACCCCTGCCTACATCAGCCGATCTCACCTGGGAACGTACAAGTACACTGAACTTTGGTACAGATCTAGAATTTATGAAAAATCGGTTGAACGTTTCATTTGATTATTACATCCGAAATACATTGGATATGCTGATTCCCGGTAAGACTTTATCTGCTGTATTTGGTGCAGCTTCACCTAAAACAAATGCCGGCGATCTTCGAAATAATGGTTGGGAGGTTTCGCTCGCATGGAAAGATCGGGTGGATTTAAATGGAAAACCATTTGGTTATAATATCGGTTTAGGATTATCCGATTCTAAAGCTAAGATTACCCGATTTGACAATGAAAAGATGTTATTAAGCAACTACTATGTTGGCCAAGAATTAGGAGAAATCTGGGGATATAAGACCGATGGATTTTTCAAATCAGAAGATGAAATTGCGAACTGGAAAGTCAATCAAGATTATGTCGATAAGCAACGTTTAGCAGCGACAGGAGATTGGTCTAAGTTGCATCCGGGCGATTTAAAATTTGTAGATATCGGAGGTAAGTTGGATGAAAATGGTAAGAGTATCGGACCTGATGGGAAAGTTGATGCAGGTGATAATACCCTCACTAATCCGGGCGATCAGGTGATTATTGGTAATAGCCGCGCACGCTATACTTTTGGTGTTAATCTTGGTGCTAACTGGCAAGGTTTTGATGTTTCTGCATTCTTCCAAGGTATCGGAAAGCAAAATTGGTGGCCTGGCGCCAATGCCGATAAATTCTGGGGACCCTATTCAAGACCTTATTATTCATTTGTTCCAAAAGATTTCGAACAAGATGTTTGGACACCTGAGAATACCGATGCTTATTTTCCGATGTTACGTGGATATATTGCATTAAATGATCGTGGTTCACTAAATGTAAAATCAGATCGTTATTTGCAGGATTTGGCTTATATCCGTTTAAAAAACCTAACCTTAGGTTATACGGTACCACAGCATTTATTAAAACGATTGAAGTTGAGTAATTTACGTATCTATGCTTCAGGTGAAAACCTATGGACAGCAACGAAATTAAGGTCAAAATACATCGATCCAGAGCAAGCTGCTCAAGAAGCAAATGGACGTTCCTATCCCGTGTCTAAAACTATTTCCTTTGGTTTAGATTTAACATTTTAA
- a CDS encoding sugar porter family MFS transporter, producing the protein MNKFFILILCIVSLGGLLFGFDMAVIAGALPLVKHFFGLTPNQEGIFVSSALIGCIVGVIFTGSFSDRYGRKPALIVASILFLVSAIGCGLSTSYMMLILFRGLGGIGVGIASIVVPLYIAEISPSQFRGRAVTSYQLAITFGILIAYISNYLIIQHLPSENHGQWRIMFLVGAIPAILLSIGAYFVPESPRWLLKVGRNAEVAEISAKINLPNLQDSPPETKGNLKDLFSPVYRKAFLLGLLLPLFSQLSGINAIVYYGPTILLDSGISMSNSYHAQLFFGLANVLFTCFAIWKVDNWGRRPLYVFGTLGATLSLIVTGFLFATNQEINNTALIISILSFMFFFAFSIGPLKFVVASEIFPNSIRARAMGISILVMWISDAIIGQLTPIILDAWGARYTFWLFAFFCAIAFITVLLFLPETKGKPLEEIEKYWKDKARK; encoded by the coding sequence ATGAATAAATTTTTCATCCTTATTCTATGTATCGTGTCGCTAGGGGGACTACTTTTCGGATTTGATATGGCCGTTATAGCAGGAGCATTACCTTTAGTAAAGCATTTTTTTGGATTAACCCCAAATCAAGAGGGCATATTTGTCAGTTCAGCTTTAATTGGTTGTATAGTGGGCGTGATTTTCACAGGTAGCTTTAGCGATAGGTATGGCCGCAAGCCTGCGCTTATCGTTGCATCTATTCTATTTTTAGTATCCGCAATAGGTTGTGGACTGAGCACGAGCTATATGATGCTTATTCTTTTTCGCGGTCTTGGTGGCATAGGTGTGGGGATTGCCTCTATTGTTGTTCCGCTATACATTGCAGAGATATCCCCCAGCCAATTTAGGGGCCGAGCAGTGACTTCCTATCAACTTGCAATTACTTTTGGTATTCTTATCGCTTATATCAGTAATTATCTGATTATTCAACATCTTCCCTCGGAAAACCATGGACAGTGGCGGATCATGTTTTTAGTTGGAGCAATACCTGCAATATTACTTTCTATTGGAGCATATTTTGTTCCTGAAAGCCCACGTTGGTTACTAAAAGTTGGAAGAAACGCTGAGGTAGCTGAAATAAGTGCTAAAATTAATCTCCCAAATCTACAAGATAGCCCACCTGAAACGAAAGGAAATCTAAAAGATCTTTTTTCTCCGGTTTACAGAAAAGCATTTTTACTGGGTTTACTCTTACCGCTATTCTCACAGCTTAGTGGTATTAATGCCATTGTTTACTATGGTCCGACGATTCTTTTGGATTCGGGCATTTCGATGAGCAATTCCTATCATGCGCAATTGTTCTTTGGACTTGCAAACGTACTATTCACATGCTTTGCAATATGGAAAGTTGACAACTGGGGACGAAGACCTCTATATGTATTTGGAACATTGGGGGCTACCCTCAGCTTAATTGTGACCGGGTTTCTATTTGCAACAAATCAAGAGATTAACAATACGGCTTTAATCATTTCGATACTTTCGTTTATGTTTTTCTTTGCCTTTTCTATCGGTCCTTTAAAGTTTGTGGTTGCTTCAGAGATTTTCCCCAATTCGATCCGAGCACGTGCCATGGGTATCAGTATCTTGGTTATGTGGATTTCAGATGCCATTATCGGTCAATTGACCCCCATCATCCTAGATGCTTGGGGAGCTCGCTACACTTTTTGGCTATTTGCATTCTTCTGTGCGATTGCTTTTATAACCGTACTCCTATTCTTACCTGAAACTAAGGGTAAGCCTCTAGAAGAAATAGAGAAATATTGGAAAGATAAAGCCCGTAAATAA
- a CDS encoding amylo-alpha-1,6-glucosidase produces the protein MKNLFFAIASSALLFSCNPSGSKGTQNSWQADMKKDSSFQLVKDMATNTIKSGFNAGDGYGEVWIRDYNTFINLATQVHPHEQIKDQLLIFLKLQGPDGNIADGFVKKASLKNGTSDYYTITNVLAPDYAGHKNTVETDQETSLIQAVYKYVKASQDTSFLSDKVGNSIVKDKMENALQFLMNERYNKTYGLLWGATTVDWGDVQPEHDWGVHLDENSHIALDVYDNAMFLIALDNYIELVPEKASQWKPIRDEIASNTMKHLWDKKNQKFIPHIYINGSPFSSDFDENQIYYHGGTAIAIEANLLSKEQIKTALDKMVKNVKDSGAATIGLTIYPTYPAGSFKNKGMYPYGYQNGGDWTWFGGRMIQQLVKNGYEKEAYEQIKPMLDRVIKNKGFYEWYTKDNKPEGSGTFRGEAGVLFDAITLLENSYN, from the coding sequence ATGAAAAACCTATTTTTTGCAATAGCTTCCTCTGCCCTTTTATTTTCCTGCAATCCAAGTGGAAGCAAAGGAACACAAAATAGTTGGCAGGCCGACATGAAAAAAGACAGTAGTTTTCAACTAGTCAAAGATATGGCAACCAATACCATAAAATCCGGTTTCAATGCTGGAGATGGATATGGAGAGGTATGGATCAGAGATTACAATACCTTTATCAATTTAGCTACACAAGTGCATCCTCACGAGCAAATAAAAGATCAATTGCTTATATTTCTAAAACTACAGGGGCCTGATGGGAATATTGCAGATGGCTTTGTTAAAAAAGCGAGCTTAAAAAATGGCACATCTGACTACTATACGATAACAAATGTATTAGCTCCAGATTATGCGGGGCATAAAAATACCGTAGAAACAGATCAGGAAACTTCTTTGATTCAGGCTGTTTACAAATATGTGAAAGCATCACAGGATACATCTTTCTTATCGGACAAGGTGGGTAATAGTATCGTTAAAGACAAAATGGAAAATGCCCTCCAGTTCTTAATGAATGAACGATACAATAAAACTTATGGTTTACTTTGGGGTGCAACGACAGTTGATTGGGGTGACGTACAACCTGAACATGATTGGGGTGTGCATTTAGATGAAAATTCTCATATTGCATTAGACGTTTATGATAATGCGATGTTTTTAATTGCTTTGGACAATTATATAGAGCTCGTTCCTGAAAAAGCATCCCAGTGGAAACCCATCCGCGATGAAATCGCTTCCAATACAATGAAGCATCTTTGGGATAAGAAAAATCAAAAATTTATCCCTCATATCTATATCAATGGATCGCCATTTTCTTCAGATTTTGATGAGAATCAGATCTACTATCATGGTGGTACTGCTATTGCTATCGAAGCCAATTTGCTGAGTAAGGAACAAATAAAAACAGCCTTAGATAAGATGGTGAAAAATGTGAAAGATTCTGGTGCTGCCACAATCGGCTTGACGATCTATCCGACTTATCCTGCAGGTTCATTCAAAAATAAAGGGATGTATCCATATGGATATCAAAACGGTGGGGATTGGACTTGGTTCGGAGGTCGCATGATCCAACAGTTGGTAAAAAATGGTTACGAAAAAGAAGCCTATGAGCAAATAAAACCCATGCTGGATCGGGTTATAAAAAATAAAGGATTCTATGAGTGGTACACAAAGGATAACAAACCTGAAGGATCAGGAACATTTAGGGGTGAAGCCGGTGTACTATTTGACGCTATTACCCTATTGGAAAATTCTTATAACTAA